The Castor canadensis chromosome 8, mCasCan1.hap1v2, whole genome shotgun sequence genome contains a region encoding:
- the H1-7 gene encoding testis-specific H1 histone, translating to MAEAAELNGESQRAEGKTQPQPAERFLAGLPRRAPRSVLKVSQLLLQVIGEHSGLTLAALKKELGNAGYEVRRKVGRPAGEASRSEVKGTLLRVSGSDAAGYFRVWKIPKPKKKPGRPRLADSRRCLRRTPPQPRSRRRRRTRRQAAKKAREVWRRCTRVNAKARRAKPRARESVRARVKEEARAKVMVEGRGRPSKEDTRPSSREEKRPSSKLREEKKQEPEKPVKRTIQQPTEVKTDRASSGQGKARTKTSTKSEGPRNAVGNP from the coding sequence ATGGCTGAAGCTGCCGAGCTCAATGGCGAATCTCAACGGGCTGAAGGCAAAACCCAGCCTCAGCCCGCGGAAAGATTCCTGGCGGGCCTGCCCAGGCGGGCCCCGCGCTCGGTGCTCAAGGTGTCCCAGCTGCTGCTCCAGGTCATCGGCGAGCACAGCGGCCTGACCCTGGCGGCGCTCAAGAAGGAGCTCGGCAACGCTGGCTACGAAGTGCGCAGGAAGGTCGGCCGCCCCGCGGGCGAAGCGTCCAGGTCTGAGGTCAAGGGCACGCTCCTGCGGGTCAGCGGCAGCGACGCCGCAGGCTACTTCAGGGTCTGGAAGATTCCCAAACCCAAGAAAAAGCCGGGGCGCCCCAGGCTGGCCGACAGCCGCCGCTGTTTGAGGAGGACCCCGCCCCAGCCGCGGAGCCGAAGGAGGCGACGCACAAGGCGCCAAGCGGCCAAGAAGGCCAGGGAGGTGTGGAGACGCTGCACGCGCGTAAATGCCAAGGCCAGGAGGGCCAAGCCAAGGGCCAGAGAATCGGTTCGTGCCAGAGTCAAGGAAGAAGCCAGGGCCAAAGTGATGGTCGAGGGGCGAGGACGGCCCTCCAAGGAAGACACCAGGCCTAGCTCACGAGAGGAGAAGAGGCCAAGCTCCAAGCtcagagaagagaagaagcaGGAACCCGAGAAGCCGGTAAAACGGACCATCCAACAGCCAACTGAGGTTAAAACCGACCGTGCCTCCAGCGGACAGGGGAAGGCGCGCACAAAAACTTCCACTAAATCTGAAGGTCCTCGAAATGCAGTCGGGAATCCATAG
- the Znf641 gene encoding zinc finger protein 641 isoform X2: MEQSPRWKGETGKRGHGEQHQGHWSTCVVTLKRSHNPFRRRGLVTIKDVSLCFSQEEWRSLDPSQTDFYGEYVMQENCGIVVSLRFPIPKLDMLSQLEGGEEQWVPDPQDLEERDILRVTYTGDGSEHEGDTPELEAEPPRMLSSVSEDTVLWNPEQDENWESMPRSSRGVPLGPPFLQEESFSNILCNTEMDSLLRPHTCPQCGKQFVWGSHLARHQQTHTGERPYSCLKCEKSFGRRHHLIRHQKTHLHDKPSRCSECGKNFRCNSHLASHQRVHAEGKSCKGQEVGESPGARKRQRAPPVPKCHVCTECGKSFGRRHHLVRHWLTHTGEKPFQCPRCEKSFGRKHHLDRHLLTHQGQSHRSSWDRGTSVF; this comes from the exons ATGGAGCAGAGCCCCAGGTGGAAAGGGGAAACCGGGAAGAGGGGCCATGGAGAACAGCACCAGGGCCACTGGAGCACCTGTGTTGTGACCTTGAAGAGGAGCCACAATCCCTTCAGGAGAAGG GGTCTGGTAACCATCAAGGATGTGTCACTGTGCTTCTCTCAGGAGGAGTGGCGGAGCCTGGATCCCTCTCAGACAGACTTCTATGGAGAATATGTCATGCAGGAAAACTGTGGGATAGTAGTCTCTCTGA GATTTCCAATTCCCAAACTGGACATGCTTTCTCAactagaaggaggagaagaacaATGGGTCCCTGACCCCCAGGACTTAGAAGAGAGGGATATTCTGAGGGTCACATATACAG GAGATGGAAGTGAACATGAGGGGGATACCCCTGAACTAGAAGCAGAACCTCCCAGGATGTTATCCAGTGTGTCTGAAGATACTGTCCTCTGGAACCCAGAGCAGGATGAGAACTGGGAGTCCATGCCCAGAAGCTCCAGAGGAGTGCCTCTGGGCCCACCTTTTCTTCAGGAAGAGAGCTTCTCAAACATTCTGTGCAACACAGAGATGGATTCCCTGTTAAGACCCCATACATGCCCCCAGTGTGGGAAACAGTTTGTGTGGGGCTCCCACCTTGCCAGGCATCAGCAAACACACACTGGCGAGAGGCCCTATAGCTGCCTCAAGTGTGAGAAAAGCTTTGGGCGAAGACATCACCTAATCAGGCACCAGAAAACCCACCTACATGACAAGCCCAGCAGGTGCTCTGAATGTGGCAAGAATTTTCGATGCAACTCCCATCTGGCCAGCCACCAGAGAGTGCATGCAGAAGGCAAATCCTGCAAGGGCCAAGAGGTTGGAGAGAGTCCTGGGGCTCGGAAACGGCAGCGTGCCCCACCAGTGCCAAAGTGCCATGTGTGCACAGAATGTGGGAAGAGCTTTGGCCGAAGGCACCACCTAGTGAGACACTGGCTGACCCACACCGGGGAGAAGCCCTTCCAGTGCCCTCGCTGTGAGAAGAGCTTTGGCCGAAAACACCACCTGGACAGGCACCTACTGACCCATCAGGGACAAAGTCACCGGAGCAGCTGGGACAGAGGGACATCTGTCTTTTGA
- the Znf641 gene encoding zinc finger protein 641 isoform X1 produces the protein MLSEQTAALGTGWESMNVQLDGAEPQVERGNREEGPWRTAPGPLEHLCCDLEEEPQSLQEKAQSAPWVPAIPQEGSTGDWEMAAALLAAGSQGLVTIKDVSLCFSQEEWRSLDPSQTDFYGEYVMQENCGIVVSLRFPIPKLDMLSQLEGGEEQWVPDPQDLEERDILRVTYTGDGSEHEGDTPELEAEPPRMLSSVSEDTVLWNPEQDENWESMPRSSRGVPLGPPFLQEESFSNILCNTEMDSLLRPHTCPQCGKQFVWGSHLARHQQTHTGERPYSCLKCEKSFGRRHHLIRHQKTHLHDKPSRCSECGKNFRCNSHLASHQRVHAEGKSCKGQEVGESPGARKRQRAPPVPKCHVCTECGKSFGRRHHLVRHWLTHTGEKPFQCPRCEKSFGRKHHLDRHLLTHQGQSHRSSWDRGTSVF, from the exons ATGCTTTCAGAACAGACAGCAGCCTTGGGGACAGGATGGGAGTCAATGAATGTACAGCTGGATGGAGCAGAGCCCCAGGTGGAAAGGGGAAACCGGGAAGAGGGGCCATGGAGAACAGCACCAGGGCCACTGGAGCACCTGTGTTGTGACCTTGAAGAGGAGCCACAATCCCTTCAGGAGAAGG CTCAGTCTGCTCCCTGGGTTCCTGCAATTCCCCAGGAGGGGAGCACCGGAGACTGGGAGATGGCAGCTGCACTTCTTGCAGCCGGATCACAG GGTCTGGTAACCATCAAGGATGTGTCACTGTGCTTCTCTCAGGAGGAGTGGCGGAGCCTGGATCCCTCTCAGACAGACTTCTATGGAGAATATGTCATGCAGGAAAACTGTGGGATAGTAGTCTCTCTGA GATTTCCAATTCCCAAACTGGACATGCTTTCTCAactagaaggaggagaagaacaATGGGTCCCTGACCCCCAGGACTTAGAAGAGAGGGATATTCTGAGGGTCACATATACAG GAGATGGAAGTGAACATGAGGGGGATACCCCTGAACTAGAAGCAGAACCTCCCAGGATGTTATCCAGTGTGTCTGAAGATACTGTCCTCTGGAACCCAGAGCAGGATGAGAACTGGGAGTCCATGCCCAGAAGCTCCAGAGGAGTGCCTCTGGGCCCACCTTTTCTTCAGGAAGAGAGCTTCTCAAACATTCTGTGCAACACAGAGATGGATTCCCTGTTAAGACCCCATACATGCCCCCAGTGTGGGAAACAGTTTGTGTGGGGCTCCCACCTTGCCAGGCATCAGCAAACACACACTGGCGAGAGGCCCTATAGCTGCCTCAAGTGTGAGAAAAGCTTTGGGCGAAGACATCACCTAATCAGGCACCAGAAAACCCACCTACATGACAAGCCCAGCAGGTGCTCTGAATGTGGCAAGAATTTTCGATGCAACTCCCATCTGGCCAGCCACCAGAGAGTGCATGCAGAAGGCAAATCCTGCAAGGGCCAAGAGGTTGGAGAGAGTCCTGGGGCTCGGAAACGGCAGCGTGCCCCACCAGTGCCAAAGTGCCATGTGTGCACAGAATGTGGGAAGAGCTTTGGCCGAAGGCACCACCTAGTGAGACACTGGCTGACCCACACCGGGGAGAAGCCCTTCCAGTGCCCTCGCTGTGAGAAGAGCTTTGGCCGAAAACACCACCTGGACAGGCACCTACTGACCCATCAGGGACAAAGTCACCGGAGCAGCTGGGACAGAGGGACATCTGTCTTTTGA